Below is a window of Paramisgurnus dabryanus chromosome 20, PD_genome_1.1, whole genome shotgun sequence DNA.
GCAAATGCACTGATAAACTTCAGCACTGTAATGAGTTATTTACACCAAACACTGTATAATAGCAATAGAAtttggtttattattattttttttgtagtttACAGGTCTGTTAGTTTTCTGTTTTATACCTCTGTTATGTTGCAGAAACATAAGGGGGCGATTTTACTCTACACCTAGGAGTGCAGGTGTTTTACAAGTTAGGGTAAAATAGTGTATGATTCTAGAACAATTAACAGTgattatattaattaaataaaaagaaaaggtATATTTTCTTTGTAAAATGCAGTGTGCCCACAGTGTCATAGCATTGCAAGATATTAGTTTTCTCTAAATGGTTAATTATTTCATTGTCTTCCTCATCTTTCAAATGTGAATCGAGTGCATTACTCTCTGTGTTTCTCAGGTTTTTTCTACAAAATCGTctgagaataaaaaaataccttaacaaaagcTTCATTTATGGAGTCAAGTCTTTTTTTACAGCAACATTATGAGTTAATGCAGGTGTGTGCTTGGCCagacgtgtttgtgtgtgtgcacgtatcagcacagacacacacacacacacacacacacacacacataaataacaCACCCATTTTTATTTAGAAATCTTTACAGTTTTGAGAATTCCTTTGTAAATATACCCCACTTTATTAAACTAATTAAGATTTGAGGCCGTCAATTGTAGGAGCTTCTTTGTTAACCATTATCACCCTTAAATGCTTTAGAGATAGGATTGCTAAAAGAGTAAGAGGAGGGGAGGGGTCGAGGACACATAAATCCGTGGGGACAGTCTAGACTGGAGACCGTAAAAAATAGTTTCCATGAGAACCGCATCCACTACAAATACTACATCAAATGAATGTACTTTTGTTTTAGGTAACATCTTAAAATATTTAGTACAGTGTAGTGTCATAGTCTCTTTAAATTTAGAAACAAAATTTGAATTTGTTAAACTGGTAATTTACCTTGATCACGTGTTCACTGTATCAGTTTGAATAAACTTGACGTTTGCTGTCTTATCCATTTACATAAGGAGCTTCTTTTGGTGATTATAAAGGGAATTTAAAAGGGCATCTGATTTTAGGTGGAGGGAGGTATCGATCAGATCTTTAAATCCTCTGTTGTGTGTGGAAAGAAACAGAATCCATTAGCATTCAAACAGAAGGTCAGCTTTACTattaaaaacaatgaaatgCATTTCAGATATAATATATTTAGATATATGTACACTTGGATGTTGCTATTGAGCATTGCTTATAAAGACTTGAATAAACAACAATGGTCAAAGAAATACATGAGAGGCATTATTCATCCTGGTGGGCATATCGTAAAATCAAATACCATTCAAACTACAGATTTgtgatacatttttattaatgttaaagaGAGCCAAATATGGACAATACGAAGAAACATGATACTCAAATTGCTGCTGTTAATGTGTTTAAGGCATACATGTGGTACAGTTTAAGTATAATTTAGTTGTTTGGTCCTCTATTTGAAATATGCCATAATGCTACCCAACAATACATGATAATACAGTACATGTGAATTTatctaaaatcattaaattGTGTCTACAAAAACTCTTCTCTCCATAAAGGTTAATAGTCTTATAACATCATTTACAGTGCTAAAATACTATCCATAATGCTACATTAATTAGGAGATACAGGAAATATTTGAGGCAGTAATTCTGTAGTGTGATACCAACATTCTGTATATATGATGTTTACAACCATGTCACAGTAAGAATATCTTAAAAGTGCTTTTACCATAAACTACTAATGGCAGTGTTTACTATGTCAAACATTAAGACAGACATCACACAATGATTAAAATCAGTTTCTCACTAGagaaaaacatattaaacacaACATTATCTATAGCATGTGTCAGATTTTATCTTTCTAGTTAGATTTAGCATCAACATTATCACTCTTTTCTTCCTTCATAATAACAGCAGTTTCCTCAATGTTTTTATCCCGCTTGATGGCTGCCTTAGATTTGGATTGTGTCTCTTcctctttttcttttttgggaTTGCGATTTGATGTAAAAGTGGAAAGACTCTGAAACCCATAACTAATGCTGGGTGTGCTGGGGAAAGTGATCCCAGAACTGAAGTGGGTTTCTTCACCCTCCAGTAGTTTCCTAAAAGGACATTGATAGTTATTTTTTGTCATAGGTACATTAATGTGACATTCTCATTCTTTCGCTTTCTTTATGGGTAATTAAAATAGTAACAATGAATAACTGCCTGTGTACCGTACCTGTATGCTGCAATTTCAATGTCTAACGCCATCTTGACATTCAACAGATCCTGATACTCTCTGAGGTGATGTGCCATTTCACTTTTAGTATTTCTAAGCTCGAGGTCCAGCTGCCCAACGGTTTCCTGGTTAGGGTcaatgaaaacaaatattattttaacactaTTGTGCAATGTCCATCATAAGATGGACAGATGTTGCTTTATAAAGTAATATGGTACATTAAGTCAGTTTATGTGTTGGTTTGTTGgactttttatatttacatgacCACCTCACTAGCAAGTAATTAATGATGTCTCCACCTAAATTAGACAGtcttggttaaaaaaaaactctcatTAGGAGCTCCAGAGACACTAATCTGATTTAAGGTGGCACTTTTTCACTTTCAAGAAATTGAAATAGGCCTATTATAGTTCATAGTAAATATGTAATGGTATATGGTACTAACTGTTTAGTAAATATCaatatttgcaaaatatttgtgttatatcaatataaaataaattgtgtttATTTCACCAGGTGACCATGACCTTGCAGAAGCCACCCTTGCAAAATCCTCTTTATCAGAGAGACTCTTTAGTCGTATTAACCTCGTGCGCATTagttcagcaccatggacagagGCCGCCCAGAAACCATCGAGCTCAGATAACTTATTAAAACATCATGAATTGCATTTTAAAGTGTACATGATAATAATTAACACCCCCAGCTCCacctaaataaaatacaaaccctTTAGGGACACCTCAAGAACAATACATTGTAATTATGTGCCTACCTGATATCCTGCGATCTCGGCATTGTGCGCATCTTCCATCTCACGGATCTGTCGTTCAAGCGATTCGTTTGTGCCTCGTAAGGTTTCAACTTCGATGGTTTTGGATTGCAGTTGTCTTCTGTAATCATTGATCTCCTCCCTCGTGGCTCTCATTGTCTCGTTGGTTTTACTGGCTTGCTCGTTTAGACTGGCAAACTTTGATTTGTACCATTCTTCGGCAGACTGTTGGTTCTTATATGCGATGGTTTCATACTGGCCTCGGATTTCTTTCAGTGCCGAAGTGAGATCGGGCTTGGATAACTCCACTTCCACAGATATCTGGGCTGCTTGGATCATGCTTGTTAACTCTGTCACCTCTTCATCATGCACTTTCCTCAAAAAATTGATCTCGTCCAAAAGGGACTCGAGTTTTCTTTCCAGATCCACTCGTACCATTGTGGCATCATCCACGTCCTTTTTGTATGCTCTGAGAGCCTGTTCGGCTTCTTCTCGTGCTCGAATCTCGTCCTCCAACTTGCTTCGGAGTTTTTGCATGTCTTCCTCTATGTTGTCTCGTTCTATAAGTATATGAGACTTCTCATTGTTCATTTCATCAAGCTGGGCGCGAAGATCTCTGATCTCTT
It encodes the following:
- the inaa gene encoding internexin neuronal intermediate filament protein, alpha a — protein: MSYGSDLYMSSSYRRIFGETPRFTASPSRLSNVSPRGSASSSGFRSPSSATPAAFYKRSGRSSSFSPIPFDNVDFSQASVINNEFKIIRTNEKEQLQGLNDRFAMFIEKVRNLEQHNKVLETELITLRQKQTEPSRLSELYQQEIRDLRAQLDEMNNEKSHILIERDNIEEDMQKLRSKLEDEIRAREEAEQALRAYKKDVDDATMVRVDLERKLESLLDEINFLRKVHDEEVTELTSMIQAAQISVEVELSKPDLTSALKEIRGQYETIAYKNQQSAEEWYKSKFASLNEQASKTNETMRATREEINDYRRQLQSKTIEVETLRGTNESLERQIREMEDAHNAEIAGYQETVGQLDLELRNTKSEMAHHLREYQDLLNVKMALDIEIAAYRKLLEGEETHFSSGITFPSTPSISYGFQSLSTFTSNRNPKKEKEEETQSKSKAAIKRDKNIEETAVIMKEEKSDNVDAKSN